One window from the genome of Kineosporia corallincola encodes:
- a CDS encoding beta-galactosidase, which produces MNRPSPEPAVRRLTVPPVPAPESAPLDLGGAGIAVTRRHLTRSGEPWIPVMGEYHYSRDRPGNWERELRKMRAGGVGVVSAYVVWILHEEVRGRVRWDGHLDLRRFVRTAGEVGLDVVVRIGPWVHGETRNGGFPDWLQELPVHHRTDDPAYLAPVRDWYAAIGEQLEGLFLSDEGGGPVIGVQIENELYDQPGHLGTLRTMAEAAGLRAPLWTATGWGGARLPRGRVLPVYAGYPDGFWEESATGWPDFGPMHFSFSTRRDDLSVGADLRTAPGVEDVVEDAAGEEDPWPFATCELGGGMQVAYHRRPLVDPDDVAALALTKIGSGSAWQGYYLYHGATQVPGELAGTQESQATGYPNDLPVLDYDFFAPIGAAGAQRPHFHRLRRQHLFLQAFGAELATAPAVLPEPDGVRWSVRANGSRGFLFVNNHQPAAEPLPAVDGVRFEIGLGERNVTVPREPVGLRPGAYFTWPVRQAVGEIPALTATAQPVTQLLSDDGSLVVLAAVPGIPVELQIEGVAPDDISGADLEVAGDLVIARPLRDPGPDCVVRAGRTTLVFLDEAAADALWKGQVAGRETLLIWPGSAWFDGGFRVVLPSGDQVVRACPPLALPQEPAQEPAGPVFSRHRVPGASVSHPLQAPRFGQVLTAPVRTGGSAGRLSAPTDGDFAALDPVALPLPGEPLDENLGQDGQLVLRVTWTGDALRLYAGQRMIADQFWSGRDLEVDLTAHRDEIRSGGLWIRAFAWAPGSGVHVDPRVRPHATGPVLTVHAARLDVVRTRSLS; this is translated from the coding sequence ATGAACCGCCCTTCGCCCGAACCTGCGGTCCGGCGCCTGACGGTGCCGCCCGTGCCCGCGCCCGAGAGCGCCCCGCTCGACCTGGGCGGCGCGGGCATCGCGGTGACCCGCCGCCACCTCACCCGGTCGGGTGAGCCGTGGATACCGGTCATGGGGGAGTACCACTACAGCCGTGACCGGCCCGGGAACTGGGAACGTGAGCTGCGCAAGATGCGGGCCGGGGGCGTCGGGGTGGTCTCGGCCTACGTGGTGTGGATCCTGCACGAGGAGGTGCGGGGGCGGGTGCGCTGGGACGGGCACCTCGACCTGCGGCGGTTCGTGCGCACCGCCGGGGAGGTGGGGCTGGACGTGGTGGTGCGGATCGGGCCCTGGGTGCACGGCGAGACGCGCAACGGCGGGTTCCCGGACTGGCTCCAGGAACTGCCGGTGCACCACCGCACCGACGATCCCGCCTACCTGGCCCCGGTGCGCGACTGGTACGCGGCGATCGGGGAGCAGCTGGAAGGGCTGTTCCTCTCCGATGAGGGGGGCGGGCCGGTGATCGGCGTGCAGATCGAGAACGAACTGTACGACCAGCCGGGGCATCTGGGCACCCTCCGCACCATGGCGGAGGCGGCGGGCCTGCGGGCGCCCCTGTGGACGGCGACGGGCTGGGGAGGGGCGCGACTGCCCCGCGGCCGGGTGCTGCCGGTGTACGCCGGCTACCCGGACGGCTTCTGGGAGGAGTCGGCCACCGGCTGGCCGGACTTCGGCCCGATGCACTTCTCGTTCAGCACGAGACGCGACGACCTCTCCGTCGGTGCCGATCTGCGGACCGCTCCGGGCGTGGAAGACGTCGTGGAAGATGCTGCGGGGGAGGAGGATCCGTGGCCGTTCGCGACCTGCGAACTGGGCGGCGGGATGCAGGTGGCCTACCATCGCCGTCCTCTGGTGGACCCCGACGACGTGGCGGCCCTGGCGCTGACGAAGATCGGCAGCGGCTCGGCCTGGCAGGGCTACTACCTGTACCACGGTGCCACCCAGGTGCCGGGCGAGCTGGCGGGCACCCAGGAGTCCCAGGCCACCGGCTACCCGAACGACCTGCCGGTGCTCGACTACGACTTCTTCGCCCCGATCGGCGCCGCGGGCGCTCAGCGCCCACACTTCCACCGGCTGCGCCGCCAGCACCTGTTCCTCCAGGCGTTCGGCGCCGAACTGGCCACCGCCCCGGCGGTTCTGCCGGAACCCGACGGGGTGCGCTGGTCGGTGCGCGCGAACGGTTCCCGTGGCTTTCTCTTCGTGAACAACCATCAGCCCGCGGCCGAACCGCTGCCGGCCGTCGACGGCGTCCGCTTCGAGATCGGGCTCGGTGAGCGGAATGTCACGGTTCCGCGCGAGCCGGTGGGGCTGCGACCGGGTGCCTACTTCACCTGGCCGGTACGTCAGGCGGTCGGTGAGATCCCCGCCCTCACCGCCACCGCCCAGCCCGTCACACAACTGCTTTCGGACGACGGAAGCCTCGTCGTCCTCGCCGCCGTTCCCGGGATCCCGGTCGAGCTCCAGATCGAAGGCGTTGCCCCGGATGACATCTCCGGCGCCGACCTGGAGGTCGCCGGTGATCTGGTGATCGCCCGGCCGCTGCGGGATCCGGGCCCGGACTGTGTGGTGCGGGCCGGGCGCACCACACTGGTGTTCCTCGACGAGGCCGCGGCCGACGCGCTCTGGAAGGGGCAGGTCGCCGGCCGCGAGACCCTGCTGATCTGGCCCGGAAGTGCCTGGTTCGACGGTGGTTTCCGGGTGGTGCTGCCTTCGGGAGACCAGGTGGTCCGGGCCTGCCCGCCGCTGGCGTTGCCGCAGGAGCCCGCGCAGGAACCCGCCGGGCCGGTGTTCAGCCGCCACCGGGTGCCGGGTGCTTCGGTCTCGCATCCTCTCCAGGCACCGCGTTTCGGGCAGGTGCTCACGGCCCCGGTGCGCACCGGCGGCAGCGCGGGCCGGCTCTCGGCGCCCACCGACGGCGACTTCGCCGCCCTGGACCCGGTCGCGCTGCCGCTGCCGGGTGAGCCGCTCGACGAGAACCTCGGCCAGGACGGGCAACTCGTGCTGCGCGTGACCTGGACCGGTGACGCGCTGCGCCTCTACGCGGGGCAGCGGATGATCGCCGACCAGTTCTGGTCCGGCCGCGACCTGGAGGTGGACCTGACCGCCCATCGCGACGAGATCCGTTCCGGCGGGCTGTGGATCAGGGCGTTCGCCTGGGCGCCGGGATCGGGGGTGCACGTCGACCCGCGGGTGCGTCCGCACGCCACCGGACCGGTGCTCACGGTGCACGCCGCCCGGCTCGACGTCGTCCGTACGCGTTCGCTCTCCTGA